From the genome of Neomonachus schauinslandi chromosome 1, ASM220157v2, whole genome shotgun sequence:
taaaaaagaaatctcgtGTAAAAAACGAAATGTCATCTGAACTTTTATAATACAAAGGCGCAATCCAAtatgaacatataaaatatatacaaatatagtgCATGGTCAGTCACTTAATACAGCTCTCTacaaaaaagtaacttttttagaaattaaaaaaaacacaaaataaccaTTAATCACAAAAGTCTTCTTCTCTCCCAGTGTCCAAGTTCCTGTTGAGTGTCCCGAGGGAAGAGAGGTGGGCTGGGAGTTTAGGGGGAGGGGTGACCTGAGCTCCTCAGTTCCGCCACGGCCTCCACATGGAGTCCGCCGTGAGCGAGGGGCCGCTGGAAGGCGACACTGCGTTCGGGCCCACGGAGGTCCCGCTGTTGCTGGTGTAGACTGGGATGACGGGGCCGCTGTGAGCGAAGGCCCCGTTGGGGATGAGGAAGGCAAACTGGCCGTCCGGAGCCGGCACCACCTGGAAGCCGCCGAACACCTTAGCGGCCTCTCCAGCGGGGCTGCCCAGCTTGCAGGGCGCGCCGCCGGGAGGGGGCGCCGCGCCCCCGGGGATGGGCACGAGAGGAGGTGGCGGCGCGAACGGCGCGTGCTGCGGGCCGCCGGGTcccggcgggggcggcggcggcgcctgCAAGGCGGGGTGCGGCTGCCCGGGGTAGGTCATGGCGTTGATCTGGGTCATGCAGTTGGCCAGGTGGCCGAGCAGCCGGGTGCGCACCTCAGTGTTAACGCCCTCGCACGTGGACAGGAAGCGGGTCACCTCGTTCATGCACTCGCTGAAGCCGGCGCGGTACTTCCCCAGCACGCTCGGGTCTGTGCTAAGCGCCGCTGCGGGCCAGAAGGAGACAGACCGGTCACCCAATGGCCCTGGCCCCGAGGCCACCGCCTCCGCCCTGGGAGGTCCCCGCGGCGCCCCTCCCTGACCACCCGCCCGCGGAACAGTCCccggctggggttggggggagggtggtggtttAGAAAAACCGTCCACCTCTCAGCACTGGCTTGGCAACCGAAGCCGAGACGGTTCCTCTCCATTCCCCGCGGCTTTATTTTAACCCATTCAGCCTCACATCTTCCCCACCCTCCGCGCGCGCGTAGTGACCTTGGGCagtgcccttcccccccccttccccgccACCCGGGCCTCATTTCCCCAACTCTAATGGGGGAAGTGGGGAAGTGCTAAACCAGATGACCCCCAGGCTCCACGCAGCTCAAAACCGCCACGGTTCTGAGTCTTTTCGTCCCCACCCGCTTCCCCTACTGCCAAGCCACCCGCCACCCTCGCCCCtacaatctctctccctccctttccggAACAGTAACAACTTGGGAGTTGTGGCTATAAATAAGCCCCAGACCGTGGGAACGCAAGAGTGAGCCAAGGCAGTAAAATGTAGCTGAATGCCTCTCACAACCACGGGCGGAAGTCTGGAAGAAATCACCGCGGGGCGAAGGGGACGCCCGTAGAGGGGGACGCGGCGAGCCGCCCTCACCCGTCATCTGCGCCCGCTGCAGGTTCCGGAGGTGCTTCACTGTCATTTCCAGAATGTCCGCCTTCTCCAGCTTGGAATGCCGCGAGCTCTgcacagaagaggagggaaggcaCTAAAGTGAGAGCCCCGCCAGCGGCCTCGGAGTCTGGGGTCCCTCCCCCCCCGGCCGCGGCGCCTACATCCCCAGACCCTGGAGGGGCCCGGCCCGCCGGCCTCAGAGAACGCAGTGCAGGCGGGGACCATCCCGCCAGCGAGGGGGGTTTCACGTTTAGTACCCgagaaatggtatttcattttaattaaaaaacaaaaaaaaagcagcattacCCACTTACATCTTTCTTAAGAGCATCCAAAATCAGTGTTTTCAGCTGGCTCAGACTTTCATTTATTCTTGCTCTTCGTCTTTTCTCCATGATAGGTTTTGATgactgtaaaggaaaaaaaaaaaaaaaaaagagccctgaGCTCCCATGGGATCTGCCATTTCACCCCGGGGTTTCAAGGGAGAAGGGAGCCCCCCAACCCCGACTTAATTTCTTAGGGCTGCATAGAGATAGTGGTACTGCCCTTACCTTTCTGTGCTCAGATGCTGTCTTTGGTTTATCCGGTGTCGTGTTGACACTGGCTGGGGTAGCAGCCACCGGGGACGAGGAATTTTTCTCCATTATATCAGCTGgcattttctgttgctttttttttttaatccctagagaattttatttttggagtCCTTCAcacaaaaaattgttttgtttatgtCCCTTTCACTTAATACTCTCACAAAACTGAGCAAGTGCTGAGGGTTTATTATAATATCTTATGGCTACTTGGTGACCGGTAGCGCTATTCCAGGACCAAGGAGAGAGGTTAGACGGGGGATTCCACTGTTATCTGCACCAGCTCCGGATCCTGTGTGATCCCCAAGCCCTGGCGGCCTCTATATATATCTGGGACTGCACGCGAACGGCTCGTGTGAAACTTCCCAAACTTTCTTTCCCACAGTAACTTTCAGCCAATGGGAGGAGGAGACACGCGGCACCGCTCGTGGACCGCGCCCCCCCATTGGCCGCCAGGCACAAGGCCTGGCGGCCAATGGCGCGCGCCTGAGCCCGGGGCACCGGAGGCTACAACGTCAATCAAAAGGATTTTAACCCTTTGCTACTCTCCCTGCTGGGCTTTGCTTTAGAGAGGATTTTTCTGCAGGCTTTGCCCCAGTCTAGTTAAGTTCTTCTGGGGCCAGGGTCTTTGCTCTTTATTTACTTTCACATGTGTAATAGAGCTGCTTTGACACTGATAAGAAgttcatttgaaatatatttaaaaaaaaaagatttagaaggaCAGGGATAAAAGAAGAGAACGTGTGCAAGGGTGTGAGTTACCGAAACATCTAAGTGATTTCCCGCTCAGGAGGATAATGAAAATCGATCATGAAGAAAAGggacgcaaaaaaaaaaaaaaaaattttttttatgcagaaaaaggaaaaaaaaaaaaaaccaaaacgcCTCCCACCTTATATTGCGAATTTTCACAgcaaggtggtttttttttttttttaaattcccctccccccccgcccgtCCCTTATTCCTCTTCTGGAGTTGGGGCCTTGGATCCCGCGCTTCCCCAGGAAACAATCAGAATAATTTCCAACTGggcagaaaggaaatgaaagatgaacAAGAGGGGCTTTGATGGCAAGGCCTCAGGGACGCGCGCGCGCGCTCGCCATCCTTTTCCTTTCCACCCACAGACTCTTGGTTCTGCGGCCTGTTGAGGTGGCGGGCCGGGCAGcagcctcttcccctccttctcgcCCCGCGGGCGGCCGGGGCAGCTTCGGCACCCGGCGCGCGCGGGCCCTTTAAGAGCTACACCAGCCGAGCTGCAGTTTGACATCAGCCGGCCGGCGAGGGCGCGCCTGGAGCCGGAGCACGTGCCAGGATGTTTTATTGCCGCCGCGGCTGCGGCCGGGCCGGgaggatgtgtgtgtgcgtgcgtgtgtgagtgtgtgtgcgcgcgcccCGGGGGCAGGGaggcggggggcggcggcgggcggcggaGCGCGGGGGCTGGTTCTTGGTCCCCGGGAGAAGCCAAGAAGGTAAATAGCAGCTGCTGTGCTCGAGCCTGGGAAAACCCCGCCCCCTGCGCCTGGCCGGGGCTCATTGGCGCGCGCTgcgtgtggggtgtgtgtgtgtgtgtgtccggggGCCCCCTCCTCCGGCCCCCGCCGGGGCAGGAATCCGAGGGGGCGGCGGGCTGGGAGCCGAGCCCCGGCGCTTACCaccgctccccccgcccccccgcctttCCCCGGCCAAGGTCAGCCCTTCCGGGCGGGGAACGCACGCCCCGGGGTGGATAGTGGGGAATTATTccaaccccccactccacccctgaTTTCGGGCTTGGGGTTTTAACTCGGCCGAAAGCCTCACTAGCAACAGcccgggggaggggtgggggcattcTTGTTTGCTCCTTGCCCCGGCCCTCCCNNNNNNNNNNNNNNNNNNNNNNNNNNNNNNNNNNNNNNNNNNNNNNNNNNNNNNNNNNNNNNNNNNNNNNNNNNNNNNNNNNNNNNNNNNNNNNNNNNNNNNNNNNNNNNNNNNNNNNNNNNNNNNNNNNNNNNNNNNNNNNNNNNNNNNNNNNNNNNNNNNNNNNNNNNNNNNNNNNNNNNNNNNNNNNNNNNNNNNNNNNNNNNNNNNNNNNNNNNNNNNNNNNNNNNNNNNNNNNNNNNNNNNNNNNNNNNNNNNNNNNNNNNNNNNNNNNNNNNNNNNNNNNNNNNNNNNNNNNNNNNNNNNNNNNNNNNNNNNNNNNNNNNNNNNNNNNNNNNNNNNNNNNNNNNNNNNNNNNNNNNNNNNNNNNNNNNNNNNNNNNNNNNNNNNNNNNNNNNNNAGCCCAGCGTCTTGTTTGATGTCGCGCTCCCCCCGCCCTCCCAGCCCTTCTCCAGGCTTGGAGGCCGCCAGAGGCCTGGCACACATTTCTCAGAcacttcattccttccttcctccgaGCTCCCCACTGAGATAATGTTGTAAATGGTTCCACCAGATCTCGTCCGGATGAGATTCAGCGGTTCCTGACTcggggtgaccttgggcaagcccctCTCGTTCTTTCATTCTGTAGCGCACGCTCTGTGCCAGACACCGTGTTAAACCCTGGGATTACCAAGATGAGAGATACAGTGGCAGTCTGCAAGGAGTTTGCAGTCAACTGGGGACAGACAGACCCTGATTTTCTGATGGATGACGGGGCATTCCTCCATTATTCCTCTCTCTTAGGGCTTAAGATGATGGCCTGACAGAATCTCAGGGAAGCACTAGACCACACTTGTATGGGC
Proteins encoded in this window:
- the HES1 gene encoding transcription factor HES-1, translating into MPADIMEKNSSSPVAATPASVNTTPDKPKTASEHRKSSKPIMEKRRRARINESLSQLKTLILDALKKDSSRHSKLEKADILEMTVKHLRNLQRAQMTAALSTDPSVLGKYRAGFSECMNEVTRFLSTCEGVNTEVRTRLLGHLANCMTQINAMTYPGQPHPALQAPPPPPPGPGGPQHAPFAPPPPLVPIPGGAAPPPGGAPCKLGSPAGEAAKVFGGFQVVPAPDGQFAFLIPNGAFAHSGPVIPVYTSNSGTSVGPNAVSPSSGPSLTADSMWRPWRN